TATTTTTTATTAACAAATAAAATTAATAATTTTTATTTTGTTTTGTTTTAGTAAAAATTAAATATTTTTCGTTTATATAATATTTTTTTAAAACTTTTATAAATTATTTGTAGTCAAAAAGATAAAAAATTAAATGTGTTATTTTTTATAAATTTAGGGTGATTCCAATGAATATAAAAATTTCTTAAAGACAATTATTAATAAAAAATTATATTTTCTATAATGATATAAACGGAGGTTTATTATGGAATTACAAAAATTAATTTATACAGTAGAAGATGGTATTGGAATAGTTACAATGAATTATTTAAAAAATCTTAATGCTATTGATGAACAAATGGCCGATGAATTAATGTATGTTGTTGATGCAGCTGAAAAAGACCCAAATGTAAAAGTTCTTGTTATAAAAAGTGCTGGAAAAGCTTTTTCTGCTGGTGGAGATATTGGATATTTCTATAAATTAATCCAAGCTGGTGGAGAAGTAAATATGGATGGACTAATTGCCAAAGTTGGTGTTGTAGCTGATGGAATGAAAAAAATGAGTAAAATGGTAATTACATCTGTATCTGGAGCCGCTGCTGGAGCTGGAGTTAGTCTTGCTCTTGGTGGAGATTTTATGATTTGTGCTGATGATGCAAAATTTATACTAGCTTTCGTTAATTTAGGACTTGTTCCTGATACAGGAGCTACTTATCTATTATCTAAAGCTATTGG
The DNA window shown above is from Fusobacterium perfoetens ATCC 29250 and carries:
- a CDS encoding enoyl-CoA hydratase/isomerase family protein, producing MELQKLIYTVEDGIGIVTMNYLKNLNAIDEQMADELMYVVDAAEKDPNVKVLVIKSAGKAFSAGGDIGYFYKLIQAGGEVNMDGLIAKVGVVADGMKKMSKMVITSVSGAAAGAGVSLALGGDFMICADDAKFILAFVNLGLVPDTGATYLLSKAIGTSRTMELAATGRPVSATEAKELGLAYKVTTVEELEEVTMKFAKKLAAGPLISYKNIKKQIYDASYSDYKKWLDETEIPTQRECAASMDFQEGCKAFMEKRKAVFKGK